The following is a genomic window from Methanoplanus sp. FWC-SCC4.
AGGTAAAACTGGTATTTTCAAATTATACAGATCTGGATATTGTTATGGGGGAACTGGCTTCTCTTGGATTTTTGAGAACCGGAGGCAATCCGGATATTCTGGCACTGGAAAATACAGAACTTGAGCTGTATATACATATTAACATAGACAACAACGAAAAAATTCTCAATTATGAGGTTCTTACATTTGATGATATAAAAAAGAGTCTTGAATAATTTATTAAAATCTAAAATTATTAATTTTTAAAATCGGCTGTCAGGCAAATATGTGCTTTTATGATGCCGGCTATTTTGTATTTACATTGCCTCTAAGGAGGCAGACAATTATATTCAGAATACAGATCAATATTGAAAATTCAAATATTATCTTCATGCTTTTGGTAAATTCCAAAAATAATTCACTGGTGATTTCAGATGTTCCAAGCATCAGGGTAAAGGCGGATGTGGCAATGCTGATACTGATGATGTTCCCTGTCTGTTCAAAAGTATTTGCAATTCCGGAAGCCTCACCATAATTATCCTCGTTAACGGAGCTCATTATTGCATTTTTGTTGGGGGAAGAAAAGAGAGCAAATCCGATACCTGATAGTGCCAGAAATGATGATATGGTTATAATATCTGTTCCTTCTCTTATTCCTGAGTAATATATCAGTGTTATAATTATCAGTGCCAGTCCTGCTGCTGTTACAAATTTAGGTTCAATTCTGTCTGATATGTGCCCTGCAAAAGGTGAAAATACTGCCTGTGTCAAAAATGCAGGGAGAAGAATAAATCCTGCTGAAAATGATGAGATTAACATTTCATTCTGGAGATAAATACTCAGGATGAAGGTTATGCTGCCAATGGATATGTAATAGAGTATATCAGCTGCAATTGAATATTTGAATAAACGGTTATTGGTAAATAATGATAAATTTATTAGCGGATTTTCAAAATGATTTTCCCATAAACCAAACAGAACCAGCCCTGTAAGTCCGGGGATAAGGATAAAAGCTGAATATGGGGATGTCAGGTCTGACAGGCCTAAGACAAGTAGCATTATTGATGGTGAAAACACCAAAAGTCCGATTATATCAAATTTGTCGGTATTTGTTTCATCAGGACTTTTAAAATTTTTGAATAATCTGAATGCGGCAAGTCCTGCAAGAATTGTGAATGGAAATGCGATAAAAAATATGCTTTTCCAGCCTGTGTTTTCTATTAGGATTGTTCCGATGGTCATTCCTGTAATATATCCCGAGTAGCCGGAAAACAGGAAAAAGCCAAGCGACCGGCCTCTGCTTCCTCTGCCGTATGTTTTTGTTAAAAGGACAATGGATGATGCAACCATCATGCCGTCTCCAATCCCCTGTATGAATCTGAAGAATACCACCATTTCCCCGTTTAATGCAATTCCGCACAAAAGGGATGAGATTCCAAAAATAAGACAGCCTGCGGCAAAAATTTTTATGTGTCCGTATCTGTTTCCGATTTTTCCGGAAGGAATTAAGGAGAGAATCATTCCGAGAAGATGTGCCTGAATGATAAAACCCATTATTTGTGCATTTAGATGAAAAGTCTGACCAATTACAGGATTTGCAATTACTATTGATGAGATCATAAAATAGATAAAAAAAGCAGCAATGCCTGTGATCAGTGAAATTTGCAGTTTATCAGCAGGTATAATCTGGTTTCTCACGGGAATTTAGTATTTGATAAAACATTTTGATAAATATTCCTAAAAAATCTTTTAAAATATACTTTTTTAGAATTTTCTTATAAAATTAGTTAAAATAAAATAATTCTTTATGATTTTTGTTGTCTTTCAGACAAACATCTGAAGAATTGAAAGAACAAAGTCAAAAATCATTTTCCACCAGTCAAGATTTTCCCAGAACATTTTTAATAACTCCTTTTTTCCTGGTCGTTGTGTTTGTATTACACAACTCCAATTAAAAAATAACCTCAATAGTTAAAAAAGATATTTAATTAAAACGAATTATTGAATGTTATTTCTTATCATGCATTTTTTGGAAAGATTATTTACGCAAAAATCGTGCCAGAAATTAATATTTACATGCCGAATATTTCAAAATATCCTGTGTTTAAATGACTTTATATTATAGTAGGAAAAAATTTGTACGTTCAGCATGAGCGTTAGTCACATAATTTTTGTCGGTCACCACAAGGAAAGACTGATTGATTCCATCAGAATGCTTGGGGATTATCCTATGGGGAGAGTTATTCTGGTAGTCGGGGAGCAGACCTCAAGCGGTGAAGAGAAGTCCAGAAAGATTGCAGAAGATATCAGCCACGATCTGGCCAATATTGTTGACAGCAGTATTGTTTTTGTAGACAAAAGGGATGTTACACGCGGTGCAATACAAATTATCGGCATTATCAAAGAAGAAGAGGAGTCAGGCAACGAAGTAATAATTAATATAAGCGGTTCTTTGAGAACATTTGCAGTTGCTGCATACATTGCCGGTTCCATTACCAAATCCAGAATAATCACTTCTATTCCGCTTTATAATGATAATGATGAGGAGGTAGGTGTTGAAGAGGTCATTGATGTCCCGTCCCTTCCTGTCTGTTTCCTGCGTGA
Proteins encoded in this region:
- a CDS encoding HFX_2341 family transcriptional regulator domain-containing protein encodes the protein MSVSHIIFVGHHKERLIDSIRMLGDYPMGRVILVVGEQTSSGEEKSRKIAEDISHDLANIVDSSIVFVDKRDVTRGAIQIIGIIKEEEESGNEVIINISGSLRTFAVAAYIAGSITKSRIITSIPLYNDNDEEVGVEEVIDVPSLPVCFLRDEQMHIILSIDEGVDSLDELIVRMKPSIEKYSDEFYKERSRVSHHLKVLEENGFIIKNRYGRNISVRLSDLGSMMCKINS
- a CDS encoding MFS transporter — encoded protein: MRNQIIPADKLQISLITGIAAFFIYFMISSIVIANPVIGQTFHLNAQIMGFIIQAHLLGMILSLIPSGKIGNRYGHIKIFAAGCLIFGISSLLCGIALNGEMVVFFRFIQGIGDGMMVASSIVLLTKTYGRGSRGRSLGFFLFSGYSGYITGMTIGTILIENTGWKSIFFIAFPFTILAGLAAFRLFKNFKSPDETNTDKFDIIGLLVFSPSIMLLVLGLSDLTSPYSAFILIPGLTGLVLFGLWENHFENPLINLSLFTNNRLFKYSIAADILYYISIGSITFILSIYLQNEMLISSFSAGFILLPAFLTQAVFSPFAGHISDRIEPKFVTAAGLALIIITLIYYSGIREGTDIITISSFLALSGIGFALFSSPNKNAIMSSVNEDNYGEASGIANTFEQTGNIISISIATSAFTLMLGTSEITSELFLEFTKSMKIIFEFSILICILNIIVCLLRGNVNTK